A genomic stretch from Sphingomonas faeni includes:
- the rsmA gene encoding 16S rRNA (adenine(1518)-N(6)/adenine(1519)-N(6))-dimethyltransferase RsmA: MTELSPLREVIARYGLNASKALGQNFLFDGQLLKRIAAVPGDLQDAEVLEVGPGPGGLTRALLAAGARVTAIERDRRCIPALAELGEAYPGKLRVIEGDAMEVDAPALFEGKPHIVSNLPYNIGTALLVGWLSTSWLPWWQSCTLMFQKEVAERIVAKTNDDHYGRLAVLAQWRSTARIAMPVHRSAFTPPPKVMSAVVHLVPVEAPEGVNFAVLERLTGAAFGQRRKMLRQSLKGVPGALDALERIGVEATRRAETLSVADFTALARETR, translated from the coding sequence GTGACGGAACTTTCGCCGCTGCGCGAGGTGATCGCGCGTTATGGACTGAACGCGAGCAAGGCGCTTGGGCAGAATTTTCTGTTCGACGGGCAGTTGCTCAAGCGGATCGCGGCTGTGCCGGGTGATTTGCAGGATGCCGAAGTGCTCGAAGTCGGGCCTGGTCCTGGTGGCCTGACGCGTGCGCTGCTTGCCGCTGGTGCGCGCGTGACAGCAATCGAGCGCGATCGGCGGTGTATTCCGGCGCTGGCGGAGCTCGGCGAGGCGTATCCGGGTAAGCTGCGGGTAATTGAGGGCGATGCGATGGAAGTCGACGCGCCTGCGCTGTTCGAGGGCAAGCCGCATATCGTGTCGAACCTGCCGTATAATATTGGCACCGCGCTGCTGGTCGGCTGGCTGTCGACGTCGTGGTTGCCGTGGTGGCAATCGTGCACGCTGATGTTCCAGAAGGAAGTCGCCGAGCGGATCGTCGCCAAGACCAATGACGATCATTACGGGCGGTTGGCGGTGCTGGCGCAGTGGCGCTCGACGGCGCGGATCGCGATGCCGGTGCACCGGTCTGCGTTCACGCCGCCGCCGAAGGTGATGTCGGCGGTGGTGCATCTGGTGCCGGTGGAGGCGCCCGAGGGGGTGAACTTTGCGGTGCTGGAGCGGCTGACGGGTGCGGCATTCGGGCAGCGGCGGAAGATGTTGCGGCAGAGTTTGAAGGGCGTGCCGGGGGCGCTGGATGCGCTTGAGCGGATTGGGGTGGAGGCTACGCGGCGGGCGGAGACGCTGTCGGTTGCGGATTTTACGGCTTTGGCGCGCGAGACACGCTGA
- the pdxA gene encoding 4-hydroxythreonine-4-phosphate dehydrogenase PdxA translates to MPWSNIGDWIVSRVSPLAVSMGDPAGIGPEIIAKAWDARETHHLPPFVAVGDARAIERVWAGPIARIADLNAGAAVFGEALPVLTVSDAGAIVPGEPDADGARCALHSLELAVGLVRTGAARALVTGPVSKSQLYAIGFSHPGQTEFVAERYGVAGDNAVMMLAGPSLKVVPITTHVPLKEVSALLTIELIVAKGRATARGLLKNFGIENPRLAFAGFNPHAGEQGALGREEIEIIAPAIAILREESIDATGPFAADTMFHPRARTSYDVVMCCYHDQALVPLKTIHFDEGVNMTLGLPIVRTSPDHGTAFAIAGKNLAEPGAMIAAIRMAGEAADLRASSAA, encoded by the coding sequence ATGCCGTGGTCGAATATCGGTGATTGGATCGTGAGCCGCGTCTCGCCACTGGCGGTGTCGATGGGCGATCCTGCCGGGATCGGGCCCGAGATCATCGCCAAGGCCTGGGATGCGCGCGAGACGCACCACTTGCCGCCGTTCGTCGCGGTCGGCGATGCGCGGGCGATCGAGCGCGTGTGGGCGGGCCCGATCGCGCGTATCGCGGATCTGAACGCGGGGGCAGCTGTGTTCGGCGAGGCGTTGCCGGTGCTGACCGTGAGCGATGCGGGGGCAATCGTGCCGGGTGAGCCCGACGCGGATGGGGCGCGCTGTGCCTTGCATTCGCTGGAACTCGCCGTTGGTCTTGTCCGCACGGGTGCTGCGCGTGCGCTGGTGACGGGGCCGGTTTCGAAGTCGCAGCTTTACGCGATCGGCTTCAGTCATCCGGGCCAGACCGAGTTCGTGGCCGAACGCTACGGTGTGGCGGGCGATAATGCGGTGATGATGCTCGCCGGGCCGTCGCTGAAGGTCGTGCCGATCACGACCCACGTGCCGTTGAAGGAAGTGTCGGCGCTGCTGACGATCGAGCTTATCGTTGCCAAGGGCCGGGCGACGGCGCGCGGGTTGTTGAAGAACTTTGGAATCGAGAACCCGCGGCTCGCCTTTGCGGGGTTCAATCCGCACGCTGGCGAACAGGGTGCGCTTGGACGCGAGGAGATCGAAATCATCGCGCCGGCGATCGCTATCCTTCGCGAGGAAAGTATCGATGCGACCGGGCCTTTCGCGGCGGATACGATGTTCCACCCGCGGGCGCGCACGTCATACGACGTCGTGATGTGCTGTTACCACGATCAGGCGCTGGTGCCGCTCAAGACGATCCATTTCGACGAAGGCGTGAACATGACGCTGGGCCTGCCGATCGTCCGCACCTCGCCGGATCACGGCACTGCGTTTGCCATCGCCGGCAAGAACCTCGCCGAACCGGGCGCGATGATCGCGGCGATCCGGATGGCCGGCGAGGCGGCGGACCTGCGCGCCAGCAGCGCGGCGTGA
- a CDS encoding peptidylprolyl isomerase, with protein MGYRHLKHNVRLAARGGRVIGSVVLAALAASAIAQGAPPQGAAGQAGAGRTVQDQSVPDNTGLDIPTNLQIFGKVDPNVRKPTAIVNDTVITGTDVDQRVSLVAMANEAKLSPEDRERLKLQVLRQLIDETLQIQEAKTADITITPAELTQSYDAVSKRFNRTPVAMRAYLRESGSSERSLKRQIEGELAWQRYLRRRVEPFVNVGDEEVKSIIDRLQAAKGTDEFNLKEIYLAATPANSQQVYANAKQILQEIQKGAQPFEYYARQFSEASTRAVGGDLGWIRTATLPAQLAEAATSMQVGQVAGPIEVSGGYSILYLTDKRQVLTADPRDAKLSLKQLTLRFPPNTNQAQASARAQAFAKATQELRGCGTVEKVAAGIGADVVDNDTVRIRDLPPQLQEVMLKLQVGESSPPFGSAEQGVRALVLCGRDEASGGSVPNSEQIQGQLEQQRVNLRAQQKLRDLRRDAVVEYR; from the coding sequence ATGGGATACCGACACTTGAAGCATAATGTTCGACTGGCGGCGCGTGGCGGCCGTGTGATCGGTTCGGTGGTTTTGGCCGCGCTGGCGGCAAGCGCGATCGCGCAAGGCGCTCCCCCGCAAGGTGCCGCGGGTCAGGCCGGCGCGGGTCGGACGGTCCAGGACCAGAGCGTGCCGGACAATACCGGTCTCGACATCCCGACCAACCTCCAGATCTTCGGCAAGGTCGACCCCAACGTCCGCAAGCCGACCGCGATCGTCAACGACACGGTTATCACCGGCACCGACGTCGACCAGCGTGTCTCGCTGGTGGCGATGGCGAACGAGGCGAAGCTGTCGCCGGAGGACCGCGAGCGGCTGAAGTTGCAGGTGCTGCGCCAGTTGATCGACGAGACGCTTCAGATCCAGGAAGCGAAGACCGCCGATATCACGATTACCCCGGCCGAGCTGACGCAGAGCTATGACGCGGTGTCGAAGCGCTTCAACCGCACGCCGGTCGCGATGCGTGCGTATCTGCGCGAGTCGGGCTCGTCGGAGCGGTCGCTGAAGCGGCAGATCGAGGGCGAGCTGGCGTGGCAGCGCTATCTGCGTCGCCGCGTCGAGCCGTTCGTCAACGTCGGCGACGAGGAAGTGAAGTCGATCATCGACCGTCTCCAGGCGGCCAAGGGCACCGACGAGTTCAACCTCAAGGAAATCTATCTCGCGGCGACGCCGGCGAACAGCCAGCAGGTCTATGCGAACGCCAAGCAGATCCTGCAGGAGATCCAGAAGGGCGCGCAGCCGTTCGAATATTACGCGCGTCAATTCTCCGAAGCGTCGACCCGCGCGGTCGGTGGCGATCTCGGCTGGATCCGGACTGCGACGTTGCCGGCCCAGCTAGCCGAAGCCGCGACCTCGATGCAGGTCGGCCAGGTTGCCGGGCCGATCGAGGTCTCGGGTGGCTATTCGATCCTGTACCTGACCGACAAGCGGCAGGTGCTGACCGCCGACCCGCGTGACGCCAAGCTCAGCCTGAAGCAGCTGACGCTGCGCTTCCCGCCGAACACCAACCAGGCGCAGGCCAGCGCGCGGGCGCAGGCGTTTGCCAAGGCGACGCAGGAGCTGCGCGGCTGCGGTACGGTCGAGAAGGTCGCGGCCGGGATCGGCGCGGACGTGGTCGACAACGATACAGTCCGCATCCGCGACCTGCCACCGCAGCTTCAGGAAGTGATGTTGAAGCTCCAGGTCGGTGAGTCGAGCCCGCCGTTCGGGTCCGCGGAACAGGGCGTTCGTGCGCTGGTGCTGTGCGGTCGCGACGAAGCATCCGGCGGTTCGGTGCCGAACTCCGAGCAGATCCAGGGGCAGCTCGAACAGCAGCGCGTCAATTTGCGCGCCCAGCAGAAGCTGCGCGATCTGCGGCGCGATGCCGTGGTCGAATATCGGTGA
- a CDS encoding LPS-assembly protein LptD has protein sequence MLRIDLLTGCAVSLALACGLASSPVQAQDFQNRRVAPPVQDLPVANASTATPAEDQVQFSSTALEYNTNTDIVTATGEVRMFRQGSRLRADKVVWDRKTGKVVATGNIAVTNPEGDIAYGDEINLTDSLKDGVVDNMLVVLEQGGRLAAKQGTRDANGTVNLKTAAYTPCSVTNTAGCPKEPTWKITAVRVTYRPERKRIFYKGARLHLFGLPSLPLPEFSNPVGGGSDSGLLSPNGGYSRVNGVEVSVPYYWKLAPNQGLVITPHIYSSVLPMAQVDYSALNPKGAFKIRAYATESRRSDDLTTATPTDTSMAFRGYIDGMARYQLSPNWTASGSLRLTTDRTFLRRYDISRDDRLRTTASLERIDDSSYFSLSGWYAQTLRVADRQGEQPIALPEIDYRKRFDDGLVGGRFQLQLNTLALTRTDGQDTQRAFGSLQWDLRRFTNWGQEVVFTAFARGDLYNTNDISTTIPSYQGLEGFRQRVIGAAAVDVKWPFIGTFMGGTQRFTPRVQFVAAPKVANITLPNEDSRAVDLDDTNLFSLNRFAGYDRFEDSSRVTYGGEWALDLPGIAFTTDVGQSYRVDTRPTILPDGTGLSDRFSDIVGRSELRFRDFVSIVHRYRLDKDGFAIRRNELDATIGSRATYVLVGYLKLNRNIDASIEDLRDREEVRVAGRVQFARFWSAFGSGVVDLTNASEDPLSRSDGFTPIRHRLGVQYEDDCLRLGGTWRRTYNDTGDARKGNSFLLTLAFTNLGR, from the coding sequence GTGTTGCGTATCGACCTTTTGACGGGTTGTGCCGTTTCGCTCGCGCTGGCGTGCGGACTGGCTAGTTCACCCGTGCAGGCCCAGGATTTCCAGAACCGTCGGGTCGCGCCACCGGTTCAGGACCTGCCGGTTGCCAATGCGTCGACGGCGACGCCGGCCGAAGACCAGGTGCAGTTCAGCTCCACGGCGCTGGAATACAACACCAACACCGATATCGTCACCGCGACCGGTGAAGTCCGCATGTTCCGTCAGGGCAGTCGCCTGCGCGCCGACAAGGTCGTGTGGGACCGCAAGACCGGCAAGGTCGTCGCGACCGGCAACATCGCAGTCACCAATCCCGAAGGCGACATCGCGTATGGCGACGAGATCAACCTTACCGACTCGCTGAAGGACGGCGTGGTCGATAACATGCTCGTCGTGCTCGAACAGGGCGGACGTCTGGCGGCCAAGCAGGGCACGCGCGACGCCAATGGCACGGTCAATCTGAAGACGGCCGCCTACACGCCGTGCAGCGTCACCAACACCGCCGGTTGCCCGAAGGAACCGACGTGGAAGATCACCGCGGTCCGCGTCACCTATCGGCCAGAACGCAAGCGCATCTTCTACAAGGGGGCGCGGCTGCATCTGTTCGGGTTGCCGAGCCTGCCGCTGCCCGAATTCTCGAACCCGGTCGGTGGCGGCAGCGATAGCGGTCTGCTCTCGCCGAATGGTGGCTACAGCCGCGTCAACGGCGTCGAAGTCAGCGTCCCCTATTACTGGAAGCTCGCCCCCAACCAGGGGCTGGTCATCACGCCGCACATCTACAGCAGCGTGCTGCCGATGGCGCAGGTCGACTATTCCGCGCTGAATCCGAAGGGTGCGTTCAAGATACGCGCCTATGCGACCGAAAGCCGGCGCAGCGACGATCTGACGACCGCCACCCCGACCGACACGAGCATGGCGTTTCGCGGCTATATCGACGGCATGGCGCGGTATCAGCTGTCGCCGAACTGGACCGCGAGCGGTTCGCTTCGCCTGACGACGGACCGGACGTTCCTGCGTCGCTACGACATTTCGCGCGACGATCGGCTGCGCACCACGGCCAGCCTGGAGCGGATCGACGACAGCAGCTATTTCTCGCTGAGCGGCTGGTACGCGCAGACGTTGCGCGTGGCCGACAGGCAGGGGGAACAGCCGATCGCGCTGCCCGAGATCGATTATCGCAAGCGCTTCGACGACGGGCTGGTCGGTGGCCGGTTCCAGCTCCAGCTGAATACGCTCGCGCTGACCCGCACCGATGGCCAGGATACGCAACGCGCGTTCGGCAGCCTACAATGGGACCTGCGCCGCTTCACGAACTGGGGCCAGGAGGTCGTGTTCACGGCGTTTGCGCGCGGTGATCTCTACAATACCAACGACATCAGTACCACGATCCCCAGCTATCAGGGGCTCGAAGGTTTCCGCCAGCGCGTCATCGGCGCGGCCGCGGTGGACGTGAAATGGCCGTTCATCGGCACGTTCATGGGCGGGACGCAGCGCTTTACGCCACGCGTGCAGTTCGTCGCGGCGCCCAAGGTGGCCAATATCACGTTGCCGAACGAGGATTCGCGCGCGGTCGACCTGGACGACACCAACCTGTTCTCGCTCAACCGGTTCGCCGGCTATGATCGGTTCGAGGATTCGTCGCGCGTCACTTATGGTGGCGAATGGGCGCTCGATTTGCCGGGTATCGCGTTCACCACCGACGTCGGCCAGAGCTACCGTGTGGACACGCGGCCGACGATTTTGCCCGACGGCACCGGCCTCAGCGACCGGTTCTCCGACATCGTCGGGCGCAGCGAACTCCGGTTCCGCGACTTCGTCTCGATCGTCCACCGCTACCGGCTCGACAAGGATGGCTTTGCGATCCGTCGCAACGAGTTGGACGCGACGATCGGTTCGCGCGCGACGTATGTGCTGGTCGGGTATCTGAAGCTCAACCGCAACATCGATGCCTCGATCGAGGATCTGCGCGACCGCGAGGAAGTCCGTGTTGCAGGTCGCGTGCAGTTCGCGCGGTTCTGGTCGGCGTTCGGCTCGGGCGTGGTCGATCTCACCAACGCATCGGAAGATCCGCTGTCCCGCAGCGACGGCTTCACGCCGATCCGTCACCGGCTCGGCGTGCAGTATGAGGACGACTGCCTGCGTCTCGGCGGGACGTGGCGGCGGACCTACAACGACACCGGCGACGCGCGTAAGGGCAACAGCTTCCTGTTGACGCTGGCCTTCACCAACCTCGGCCGCTAA
- a CDS encoding leucyl aminopeptidase: MQIVFAPTVPANAPILAVPVAKDGVAQTKWSAIGGDVEAVATSAASAARFAGEAGSVVELFVPVDGAVRQVLLVGVGAGENADWEKAGGAITARLLTSGATSVVADLSAGATPTPKAAAHFAAAAAQRAWRYDTYRTKLPEKSTPTLTEITIAGAPEGTDAAWAEQLAVTGGLDLTRWLVTSPPNVVYPESFVEKVTKEVEGLGLEITVLDEAQMTELGMGSLLGVSQGSRREARILALKWNGAGADAPTLAFVGKGVTFDSGGISIKPGAGMEDMKWDMGGAGAVAGAMKALASRKAKANVVGVMGLVENMPDGAALRPSDVITSMSGQTIEVLNTDAEGRLVLCDCVTWVQQAHKPTTIVDLATLTGAMIVALGTENGGIFANDDTLADQLIAAGKTTGDTLWRFPLSPAYDKLIDSPIADMKNVGPRGAGSITAAQFIKRFVDEGVKWAHLDIAGMVWSDKPGTNHDKGATGYGVRLLDQFVADNFEQFVADNFEG, encoded by the coding sequence ATGCAGATCGTCTTCGCCCCGACCGTTCCCGCCAACGCCCCGATCCTGGCCGTCCCCGTCGCGAAGGACGGCGTGGCGCAGACCAAGTGGAGCGCGATCGGCGGCGATGTCGAGGCGGTGGCGACCAGCGCGGCGAGCGCGGCACGGTTCGCAGGCGAGGCGGGTTCGGTCGTCGAGCTGTTCGTGCCCGTCGACGGTGCAGTCCGCCAAGTTCTGCTCGTCGGCGTCGGCGCAGGCGAGAACGCGGATTGGGAAAAGGCGGGCGGCGCGATCACCGCACGCCTGCTGACCTCGGGCGCGACCTCGGTCGTCGCCGACCTCTCCGCCGGCGCCACGCCGACTCCGAAGGCCGCCGCGCACTTCGCCGCCGCCGCCGCGCAGCGCGCATGGCGCTACGACACGTACCGCACCAAGCTTCCCGAGAAGTCGACGCCGACTCTGACCGAGATCACCATCGCCGGCGCGCCCGAGGGCACCGATGCGGCGTGGGCCGAGCAGTTGGCGGTCACCGGCGGTCTCGACCTGACGCGCTGGCTGGTCACGTCGCCGCCGAACGTCGTCTATCCCGAGAGCTTCGTCGAGAAGGTGACCAAGGAGGTCGAGGGCCTCGGCCTGGAGATCACCGTGCTCGACGAAGCGCAGATGACCGAACTCGGCATGGGCTCGTTGCTCGGCGTCAGCCAGGGCTCGCGGCGTGAAGCACGCATCCTCGCGCTGAAATGGAACGGGGCAGGGGCCGATGCGCCGACGCTCGCGTTCGTCGGCAAGGGCGTGACGTTCGATTCGGGCGGCATCTCGATCAAGCCCGGCGCGGGCATGGAAGACATGAAGTGGGACATGGGCGGCGCTGGTGCCGTCGCCGGCGCGATGAAGGCACTGGCCAGCCGCAAGGCGAAGGCGAACGTCGTCGGCGTGATGGGTCTCGTCGAGAACATGCCCGATGGCGCCGCACTGCGCCCGAGCGACGTCATCACGTCTATGTCCGGCCAGACGATCGAAGTGCTCAACACCGACGCCGAGGGACGCCTCGTGCTCTGCGATTGCGTCACGTGGGTGCAGCAGGCGCACAAGCCGACCACGATCGTCGATCTCGCCACGCTGACGGGGGCGATGATCGTCGCGCTCGGCACCGAGAATGGCGGCATCTTCGCCAATGACGACACGCTCGCCGACCAGCTGATTGCGGCCGGCAAGACCACCGGCGACACGCTCTGGCGCTTCCCGCTGTCGCCTGCCTACGACAAGCTGATCGATTCGCCGATCGCCGACATGAAGAACGTGGGGCCCCGCGGCGCGGGCTCGATCACCGCGGCGCAGTTCATCAAGCGCTTCGTCGACGAAGGCGTGAAGTGGGCGCATCTCGACATCGCCGGCATGGTCTGGTCCGACAAGCCCGGCACGAACCACGACAAGGGCGCCACCGGCTACGGCGTGCGGTTGCTCGACCAATTCGTCGCGGACAATTTCGAGCAATTCGTCGCGGACAATTTCGAGGGCTGA
- a CDS encoding DNA polymerase III subunit chi codes for MQVDFYHLTAPLDRVLPRIAERVVATGGRLLIVAEPQEQRTALDRLLWSYAPESFLPHAQAGSNDDAAQPILIADDILETAPANAARNVAIVDGRWRDLILTFDRGFHLFDDEAIQEARLAWKALADRDGVERRYWKQNDAGRWEQAA; via the coding sequence ATGCAGGTCGATTTCTACCACCTAACAGCCCCCCTCGACCGCGTCCTCCCGCGCATCGCCGAGCGCGTTGTCGCAACCGGCGGCCGTCTCCTCATAGTCGCCGAACCCCAGGAACAACGCACCGCCCTCGACCGCCTGCTCTGGTCCTACGCCCCCGAGAGCTTTCTCCCCCACGCCCAGGCCGGCAGCAACGACGATGCAGCGCAACCCATTCTGATCGCGGACGACATACTCGAAACCGCCCCGGCCAATGCGGCGCGCAACGTCGCGATCGTCGATGGTCGGTGGCGTGACCTTATCCTGACCTTCGACCGGGGCTTTCATCTCTTCGACGACGAAGCTATCCAGGAAGCGCGCCTCGCATGGAAAGCGCTAGCCGACCGCGACGGCGTCGAACGCCGCTACTGGAAACAGAACGACGCCGGACGCTGGGAACAGGCCGCCTAG
- the ndk gene encoding nucleoside-diphosphate kinase — protein sequence MAANRTFSIIKPDATRRNLTGAVTKMLEEAGLRVVASKRIQMTREQAEGFYAVHKERPFFGELVSFMISGPVVVQVLEGENAMQRNRDIMGATNPANAEPGTIRKELAESIEANTVHGSDSDENAAIEIAYFFKPEEIVG from the coding sequence ATGGCCGCGAACCGTACCTTTTCGATCATCAAGCCCGACGCAACCCGCCGCAACCTGACCGGTGCGGTCACCAAGATGCTCGAGGAAGCCGGCCTGCGCGTCGTCGCTTCGAAGCGCATCCAGATGACCCGCGAGCAGGCCGAGGGCTTCTACGCGGTCCACAAGGAGCGTCCGTTCTTCGGCGAGCTCGTCTCGTTCATGATCTCAGGGCCTGTCGTCGTCCAGGTTCTCGAAGGCGAGAACGCGATGCAGCGCAACCGCGACATCATGGGCGCCACCAACCCCGCCAACGCCGAGCCCGGCACGATCCGCAAGGAACTCGCCGAGTCGATCGAAGCCAACACCGTGCACGGTTCGGATTCGGACGAGAACGCCGCAATCGAGATCGCGTACTTCTTCAAGCCCGAAGAAATCGTCGGCTGA
- a CDS encoding GNAT family N-acetyltransferase yields MTWRLRRAGPGDAPALSLVASATFLDTYATVLTGADIVAHCTMKNSIATFETWLADPATIVTLAEHEPGHAPIGYTVLTGPDFPIESGPADIELRRIYLMKHAQGTGLGAALMMRALEDASVAGRTRVLLGVWDQNTRARAFYERHGFKVIGARQFTVGATLHEDPVYARAV; encoded by the coding sequence ATGACCTGGCGGTTGCGACGGGCAGGGCCGGGCGATGCGCCCGCGCTGTCGCTCGTCGCATCCGCCACGTTCCTCGACACCTACGCGACCGTGCTGACCGGGGCCGACATTGTCGCCCACTGCACGATGAAGAATAGCATCGCCACGTTCGAGACGTGGCTGGCCGACCCCGCGACGATCGTGACGCTCGCCGAGCACGAGCCCGGCCACGCACCGATCGGCTACACGGTGCTCACGGGACCCGATTTCCCGATCGAGTCCGGCCCCGCGGACATCGAACTCCGCCGCATCTACCTGATGAAGCACGCGCAAGGCACAGGCCTGGGCGCCGCACTGATGATGCGTGCCTTGGAAGACGCCTCCGTGGCAGGCCGAACCCGCGTCCTGCTAGGCGTATGGGACCAGAACACCCGCGCCCGAGCCTTCTACGAACGCCACGGCTTCAAGGTAATCGGCGCCCGCCAGTTCACCGTCGGCGCCACTCTCCACGAAGACCCGGTCTACGCACGAGCGGTGTGA
- a CDS encoding MmcQ/YjbR family DNA-binding protein produces the protein MTDLSPLDRVRAAALALPETDETVSHGQPTFFVAGKQFAQFRADHHDDGLTVVCVKTGGADEQAMLIEANPGVYSRPAYLGATGWVGVNLAGDPDWALVEDRIARSWELAAPARLLEAGGR, from the coding sequence ATGACCGATCTGTCCCCTCTCGACCGCGTTCGTGCGGCGGCGCTGGCGTTGCCCGAGACCGACGAAACGGTGTCGCATGGCCAGCCGACGTTCTTCGTCGCGGGCAAGCAGTTCGCGCAGTTCCGGGCGGACCATCATGACGATGGGCTGACCGTGGTGTGCGTAAAGACGGGTGGAGCCGACGAGCAGGCGATGCTGATCGAGGCCAACCCGGGCGTGTATTCGCGGCCCGCGTATCTTGGTGCGACCGGGTGGGTCGGCGTGAACCTTGCGGGCGATCCGGACTGGGCGCTGGTGGAGGACCGGATCGCGCGGAGTTGGGAACTGGCGGCCCCTGCCCGCCTGCTGGAAGCCGGTGGGCGATGA
- the purN gene encoding phosphoribosylglycinamide formyltransferase has product MAEKTRVGVLISGRGSNMMALVGASRAAECPYEIALVASDKPDAAGLEWARSQGLATFALSPKGLGKPAYEAAIDAALREAGVEVVALAGYMRLLSDGFVAAWRDRIVNIHPSLLPKYKGLDTHARAIAAGDAVGGCSVHVVTEELDGGVVLGQAEVPILADDDADGLAERVLAAEHVLYPKILAEFVTR; this is encoded by the coding sequence ATGGCTGAGAAGACGCGGGTCGGCGTGCTGATCTCCGGGCGCGGATCGAACATGATGGCGCTGGTCGGCGCGTCGCGCGCGGCCGAGTGTCCGTATGAGATCGCGTTGGTGGCTTCGGACAAGCCGGATGCGGCTGGGCTCGAATGGGCGCGGTCGCAGGGTCTGGCGACGTTTGCGCTTTCACCCAAGGGTTTAGGGAAGCCTGCTTACGAGGCGGCGATCGATGCGGCGTTGCGCGAGGCTGGCGTCGAGGTCGTTGCGCTGGCCGGGTATATGCGGTTGCTGTCGGACGGTTTCGTCGCAGCGTGGCGCGATCGGATCGTCAACATCCATCCTTCGCTGCTGCCCAAGTACAAGGGGCTCGACACGCACGCGCGGGCAATCGCGGCGGGGGATGCGGTCGGCGGGTGCTCGGTGCACGTCGTGACCGAGGAACTCGACGGCGGCGTGGTGCTGGGGCAGGCCGAGGTACCGATCCTTGCGGATGACGATGCGGATGGGCTTGCGGAGCGCGTACTTGCGGCCGAACATGTGCTGTATCCCAAGATCTTGGCGGAGTTCGTGACGCGATGA
- the purM gene encoding phosphoribosylformylglycinamidine cyclo-ligase: protein MTDTPDTAAPATGSYTYAQAGVSIAAGNALVRAIAPLARSTRRPGADADLGGFGGMFDLKAAGFVDPLLVAANDGVGTKLKLAIEWDRHEGVGVDLVAMCVNDLIVQGAEPLFFLDYYASGKLDAAVAERVVASIAEGCKTAGCALIGGETAEMPGMYADGDYDLAGFCVGAVERTNVLTGREIAVGDVILGLASSGVHSNGFSLVRRLATDRGWKLDRPALFDQDKLLIDHLMAPTRIYVASLLPLLRERRIKGLAHITGGGLLENIPRVLPDGVHAVVDADAWEQSRLMAFLQAQGAIEPEEMARTFNCGIGMVAIVSSDEAEAVTSALEAADETVFTIGRIETGAHGCTVRGSAGTWSAREDWTATHG, encoded by the coding sequence ATGACCGATACGCCAGACACCGCCGCTCCCGCCACGGGCTCCTATACCTACGCTCAAGCAGGCGTTTCGATCGCCGCGGGCAACGCGCTGGTGCGGGCGATCGCCCCGCTCGCGCGCTCGACGCGACGGCCGGGCGCGGACGCGGATCTTGGCGGGTTCGGCGGGATGTTCGATCTGAAGGCGGCGGGGTTCGTCGATCCGTTGCTGGTCGCGGCGAACGATGGCGTCGGCACCAAGCTGAAGCTGGCGATCGAATGGGATCGGCATGAGGGCGTCGGCGTCGACCTGGTCGCGATGTGCGTCAACGATCTGATCGTCCAGGGCGCCGAGCCTCTGTTCTTCCTCGATTATTATGCGAGCGGGAAGCTGGACGCGGCGGTCGCCGAGCGTGTCGTTGCCTCGATCGCCGAGGGTTGCAAGACCGCGGGTTGCGCGCTGATCGGAGGCGAGACCGCCGAGATGCCGGGCATGTATGCGGATGGCGATTACGATCTCGCGGGCTTCTGCGTGGGTGCGGTCGAGCGGACCAACGTACTCACCGGGCGCGAGATCGCGGTCGGCGACGTGATACTCGGGTTGGCCTCATCGGGCGTGCATTCGAACGGCTTCTCGTTGGTTCGGCGGCTGGCGACCGACCGCGGATGGAAGCTCGATCGGCCTGCGCTGTTCGACCAGGACAAGTTGCTGATCGATCACTTGATGGCGCCGACTCGCATTTACGTGGCGAGCCTGCTGCCTTTGCTGCGCGAGCGGCGGATCAAGGGGCTGGCGCATATCACCGGCGGTGGCCTGCTCGAGAACATTCCGCGCGTCCTGCCGGACGGTGTGCATGCGGTGGTCGACGCGGATGCGTGGGAGCAGTCGCGATTGATGGCGTTCCTGCAGGCGCAGGGCGCGATCGAGCCGGAAGAAATGGCGCGGACGTTCAACTGCGGCATCGGGATGGTTGCGATCGTGAGTTCCGACGAGGCCGAGGCGGTGACTTCGGCACTGGAGGCGGCGGACGAGACGGTGTTCACGATCGGGCGAATCGAGACCGGGGCGCATGGCTGCACGGTTCGTGGGTCTGCGGGTACGTGGAGCGCGCGCGAGGACTGGACCGCGACGCATGGCTGA